In one Mesorhizobium australicum genomic region, the following are encoded:
- a CDS encoding helix-turn-helix transcriptional regulator, whose translation MDREAVAGRGGLFRAYFGGREGTVAAAFRNLASSAEASQQVDTHLSLRYSCFDLPPSDGKGSWRFLSPADGIFVVLTDCEYYAVRQEHVVAEGLLEFHLLLEGPVELSLPQERDATATSNVSLIVCQQATGMAYDVVCQPGRYRMASFYVRPALLRDSFGMDVGQSVVRQLLSPGEETVAMTEQKIDPEFLRRLRNLFEIRFTAQRDLPLAAARVIELLVLAVEALHRVGSAEEQSIVFTARELTMFDQARQILANDFSESLTIPRLARRLGTNATKLKSGFRLLYGTTIFAYRNRHRMDRAMELLAKDETSIAVVAYAVGFRHQASFTSAFRAHFGMTPKQARYRLASSNAS comes from the coding sequence ATGGACCGCGAGGCTGTGGCAGGCAGAGGAGGATTGTTCCGCGCCTATTTCGGGGGACGGGAGGGAACGGTCGCGGCGGCCTTCCGGAATCTTGCCTCCTCCGCGGAAGCGTCCCAGCAGGTCGATACGCATCTCAGCCTGCGCTATTCGTGTTTCGATCTGCCGCCGAGCGACGGCAAGGGATCCTGGCGGTTTCTTTCGCCGGCGGACGGCATATTCGTGGTTCTTACAGATTGCGAATACTATGCGGTCCGCCAGGAACATGTCGTGGCCGAGGGGCTGCTCGAGTTTCATCTTTTGCTCGAGGGGCCGGTAGAACTGTCGCTGCCTCAGGAGCGGGACGCGACTGCAACGTCCAACGTCTCGCTGATCGTCTGCCAGCAAGCTACGGGCATGGCCTACGATGTCGTCTGCCAGCCCGGCAGGTACAGGATGGCGAGCTTTTATGTCCGCCCCGCTCTGCTCAGAGACAGTTTCGGCATGGACGTTGGCCAGAGCGTGGTCAGACAATTGCTGTCACCGGGCGAAGAGACCGTCGCCATGACAGAACAGAAGATCGATCCAGAGTTCCTGCGCCGGTTGCGGAATCTGTTCGAGATCAGGTTCACTGCCCAGCGGGATCTGCCGCTTGCCGCCGCTCGGGTCATTGAACTCCTCGTCCTTGCGGTCGAAGCCCTGCATCGGGTGGGCAGTGCCGAGGAGCAGTCGATCGTTTTCACTGCGCGCGAACTCACGATGTTCGACCAGGCGCGACAGATTCTGGCAAACGACTTTTCGGAATCACTCACCATTCCAAGGCTCGCCAGACGACTGGGCACGAACGCGACCAAGCTGAAGAGCGGCTTTCGCCTGCTCTATGGGACTACGATCTTCGCCTATCGAAATCGTCATCGAATGGATCGTGCGATGGAGCTTCTGGCGAAAGACGAAACATCGATCGCGGTTGTGGCGTATGCGGTCGGCTTTCGTCATCAGGCGAGCTTCACCTCGGCTTTCCGTGCACATTTCGGCATGACGCCTAAACAGGCGCGCTACCGGTTGGCGTCAAGCAACGCGTCCTGA
- a CDS encoding UbiX family flavin prenyltransferase produces MSEGTSVRAGRIVVGISGASGVIYGVRMLEALRDAGIETHLVMSRSAEITLAHETDYKVAEVRALAGRWYQQTDIGAGISSGSFRTMGMVVAPCSVRSMSEISTGVTSGLLTRAADVTLKERRPLVLMVRETPLHLGHLRTMVQLAEIGAIIAPPLPAFYARPDSLAEMIDHSIGRVLDIFGIENGLTRRWKDSV; encoded by the coding sequence GTGAGCGAAGGCACTTCCGTGCGGGCAGGGCGCATCGTCGTCGGAATCTCGGGCGCCTCTGGCGTTATCTATGGCGTGCGGATGCTGGAAGCGTTGCGTGATGCCGGAATCGAGACGCATCTGGTCATGTCGCGCTCGGCCGAAATCACGCTTGCGCACGAGACGGACTACAAGGTGGCCGAGGTGCGGGCGCTTGCGGGCCGTTGGTATCAGCAGACCGACATCGGCGCCGGGATATCCTCGGGCTCCTTCCGAACCATGGGCATGGTCGTCGCGCCATGTTCGGTTCGTTCCATGTCGGAGATTTCCACCGGCGTGACCTCGGGTCTGCTGACACGCGCCGCCGACGTGACGCTGAAGGAGCGCCGACCGCTCGTGCTCATGGTGCGGGAGACGCCGCTCCACCTCGGCCATCTCAGGACCATGGTGCAACTTGCCGAAATCGGCGCCATCATCGCGCCGCCGCTGCCCGCTTTCTACGCCCGGCCGGACAGCCTTGCCGAGATGATCGATCACTCGATAGGTCGGGTGCTCGATATCTTCGGCATCGAAAACGGCCTGACGCGCCGATGGAAAGACTCTGTCTGA
- a CDS encoding UbiD family decarboxylase: MRPFVDTLAQQGELSVVRRPVDPRHQLAAVTKAVQKAGDQAVLFERVEGTSFPVVSNLYGSHERLRRLIGAGDKTFCQRWIELTDACIAGRDADVLERAPISIESEFVSGTLSDLPAVTYHERDAGPYFTSAIFLAREPDSGVPNLSFHRSMYVSDAELRVRLGSTHDLARYQVKAESRGEALPAALLLSCPPEIFLAACASLPYDASELVMAAQVSGGKIPMRRCKTIDLEVPASVDIVVEGRFLPNVKRPEGPFGEFMGNYVGVGDNHVFEISHVSYRPDAIFHALVCGSPEDLRPLEAVTAARVYRHVAAQVPGVIDVCCRPNVMISIIKIRKTYEGQGKHAILAALGSYLDYNKVVIVVDEDVDIYDLDDVMWAYMTRGRADTRAMILNDIPGFYRDPHKDHWGRLCIDATMPFGREAEFARKTIPGEDAIDLREWLA, translated from the coding sequence ATGCGGCCATTTGTCGATACCCTTGCCCAGCAGGGCGAACTCTCGGTGGTACGCAGACCCGTCGATCCGCGCCATCAGCTTGCCGCCGTCACCAAGGCAGTCCAGAAGGCGGGTGACCAAGCCGTCCTGTTCGAAAGGGTCGAGGGCACGAGTTTTCCGGTCGTCTCCAACCTCTACGGCAGCCATGAGCGCCTCCGCCGCCTGATCGGAGCCGGTGACAAGACATTCTGCCAAAGGTGGATCGAACTGACGGATGCCTGCATCGCCGGCCGCGACGCCGACGTGCTGGAGCGGGCTCCCATCTCCATAGAATCCGAATTCGTGAGCGGAACGCTCTCGGACCTCCCCGCCGTCACCTATCACGAGCGCGATGCCGGACCTTATTTCACCTCGGCGATCTTCCTGGCGCGCGAGCCGGACAGCGGCGTGCCCAATCTGTCGTTCCACCGCTCCATGTATGTGTCGGACGCTGAACTGAGGGTGAGGCTCGGCTCCACCCACGACCTGGCTCGCTATCAGGTCAAGGCAGAATCGCGCGGAGAGGCGCTGCCCGCCGCACTGCTTCTGTCCTGTCCGCCGGAAATCTTCCTCGCCGCCTGTGCCTCTCTCCCCTACGACGCGTCGGAACTGGTGATGGCTGCACAGGTCAGCGGCGGAAAGATTCCGATGCGGCGCTGCAAGACGATCGATCTCGAGGTTCCGGCCTCGGTCGACATCGTCGTGGAAGGCCGCTTCCTGCCCAACGTGAAACGGCCGGAAGGTCCGTTCGGCGAATTCATGGGCAACTATGTTGGCGTAGGCGACAACCACGTCTTCGAGATCAGCCACGTGAGCTACAGGCCCGATGCGATCTTCCACGCGCTCGTCTGCGGCTCGCCGGAAGACCTTCGGCCTCTCGAGGCCGTCACGGCGGCGCGTGTCTATCGTCACGTCGCGGCACAGGTGCCGGGCGTGATCGACGTCTGCTGCCGGCCGAACGTGATGATCTCCATCATCAAGATTCGTAAGACCTACGAGGGCCAGGGCAAACACGCGATCCTCGCGGCGCTCGGCTCCTATCTCGACTACAACAAGGTTGTGATCGTGGTCGACGAAGACGTGGATATCTACGATCTTGATGATGTCATGTGGGCTTATATGACGCGCGGAAGGGCGGATACTCGCGCCATGATTCTCAACGACATTCCGGGCTTCTACCGTGACCCGCACAAGGACCATTGGGGGCGGCTCTGCATCGACGCGACCATGCCGTTCGGACGCGAAGCGGAATTCGCGCGCAAAACCATCCCCGGCGAGGACGCGATAGATTTGCGCGAATGGCTCGCGTGA
- a CDS encoding aspartate/glutamate racemase family protein, with translation MLRTAFPRPPGDIGNPKTFGSRVVYEVVEGATVARVLDEDTWDGALSASFAEARDGLIARGAGIVTTSCGALAVHQQWLARDCPVPLTTSALLQLPRRIAEFGSVGVMAMDSRSIGPRHLAAANAPADIPLIGLEQGAELYPVLRANRPDVPLDSARAEADVVEAGRRLLAENPGLRAIVLECTNLPPYRAALSQALGIPVFDILTWLEEVWHEAETSHLKH, from the coding sequence ATGCTCCGCACGGCATTTCCGCGCCCTCCTGGCGACATCGGGAACCCGAAAACTTTCGGGTCCCGCGTCGTGTATGAGGTCGTGGAGGGTGCGACTGTGGCCCGCGTTTTGGATGAGGACACTTGGGACGGTGCACTTTCGGCTTCGTTCGCCGAGGCCCGCGACGGCCTAATCGCCCGGGGCGCCGGGATTGTCACTACATCCTGCGGCGCTCTCGCGGTGCACCAGCAATGGCTGGCAAGGGATTGCCCCGTCCCGCTAACAACGTCCGCTTTGCTGCAACTGCCGCGGCGCATCGCCGAGTTCGGCTCGGTCGGTGTGATGGCAATGGACAGCAGAAGCATCGGCCCGCGCCATCTCGCGGCCGCCAATGCGCCGGCCGACATTCCTCTGATCGGGCTGGAGCAAGGTGCTGAGCTTTACCCGGTGCTGCGTGCGAACAGGCCGGACGTGCCGTTGGATTCAGCCCGCGCAGAGGCCGACGTGGTGGAGGCCGGACGTCGGCTGCTCGCTGAAAATCCCGGGCTGCGCGCCATCGTCCTCGAGTGCACGAACCTACCTCCCTATCGCGCCGCGCTGTCGCAAGCGCTCGGCATACCGGTCTTCGACATACTCACCTGGCTGGAGGAGGTCTGGCACGAGGCTGAAACCTCGCACCTAAAGCACTGA
- a CDS encoding ABC transporter permease, with protein sequence MRYLQLVLHNWTTALGVLLLGAVLAMALTAHLIFPGDPYDMVGAPLTWPGEYAETPLGTDSLGRDMAAGLFYGARVSLLVGFSSAFVAAMMGILVGAFAGYYGGWTDDVLMRVTELFQTIPQFMLAIAVVAVLGPSVTVIIVSLAAVSWPAVARLVRGEFMIMRERAFVHGCIVAGMSDMRIIFAQILPNVMPVIIVMSTILVATSILMESALSFLGFGDPNVLTWGTMIGMGRGQLRDAWYIIAIPGLALLLTALALNLVGEGLNDALNPRLRQRKG encoded by the coding sequence ATGCGTTATCTTCAACTCGTTCTGCACAACTGGACGACCGCCCTGGGTGTGCTGTTGCTGGGCGCGGTCCTTGCTATGGCTCTGACGGCCCATCTGATCTTCCCGGGCGACCCCTACGACATGGTCGGCGCACCGCTGACCTGGCCCGGAGAATATGCCGAGACGCCGCTCGGCACGGACAGCCTCGGGCGCGACATGGCCGCAGGCCTCTTCTACGGCGCGCGCGTGTCCCTGCTGGTCGGCTTCTCTTCAGCCTTCGTGGCGGCGATGATGGGCATATTGGTCGGCGCCTTCGCCGGCTATTACGGCGGCTGGACCGACGACGTGCTCATGCGAGTCACCGAGCTGTTCCAGACGATCCCGCAGTTCATGCTCGCCATCGCGGTCGTGGCCGTGCTCGGGCCTTCGGTGACGGTGATCATCGTGTCTTTGGCCGCCGTGTCCTGGCCGGCCGTCGCGCGTCTGGTCAGGGGCGAATTCATGATCATGCGCGAACGCGCCTTCGTGCACGGCTGCATCGTCGCCGGCATGAGCGACATGCGCATCATCTTCGCCCAGATCCTGCCCAACGTGATGCCTGTCATCATCGTCATGTCGACCATCCTCGTCGCGACCTCGATCCTGATGGAATCAGCGCTTTCCTTCCTCGGTTTCGGCGACCCGAACGTCCTGACCTGGGGCACGATGATCGGCATGGGGCGCGGCCAGCTCCGCGACGCATGGTACATCATCGCCATCCCGGGCCTGGCGCTGCTGCTTACCGCGCTTGCACTCAACCTGGTTGGAGAAGGGCTCAATGACGCTCTGAACCCGCGCCTGCGGCAGAGGAAGGGATGA
- a CDS encoding ABC transporter ATP-binding protein, with protein MMATPLLSINDLQVRIRANPRAQLLRGVSLSVGRGETLAVVGESGCGKSLTSLSVMGLLPDGLEKHAGTIQFDGTDLPVTDNDAMRKIRGRRIGMVFQEPMAALNPVYSIGDQVAEVIHEHETVSKAEAMARVVELLTQVQLPDPARIVHEYPHRLSGGQRQRVVIAMALACRPDLLIADEPTTALDVTVQAQIMRLLRDLQEEMGIAILLITHNLGLVAQMADRVAVMYAGSKVEEAATRELFARPRHPYTRGLLAATPRPGRRRPGEPPLTEIPGVVPSATDMLDGCRFRPRCSVAVDLCTRQDPSFADSVACHLSTREHA; from the coding sequence ATGATGGCCACGCCATTGCTGAGCATCAACGACCTGCAGGTCCGCATCCGCGCAAATCCGCGGGCGCAGCTCCTGCGCGGCGTGTCGCTGTCCGTCGGTCGTGGCGAGACGCTGGCCGTGGTTGGCGAAAGCGGATGCGGCAAGTCGCTCACCTCGCTTTCGGTCATGGGCCTTCTTCCCGACGGACTCGAGAAGCATGCCGGAACAATTCAGTTCGATGGTACCGACCTTCCGGTCACCGACAACGACGCAATGCGCAAGATCCGCGGCAGGCGCATCGGCATGGTCTTCCAGGAGCCGATGGCGGCCCTCAATCCTGTCTACTCCATCGGCGACCAGGTCGCTGAAGTGATCCACGAACACGAGACGGTGAGCAAGGCCGAAGCCATGGCGCGCGTCGTGGAATTGCTGACGCAGGTGCAACTGCCGGACCCCGCCCGCATCGTGCACGAATATCCGCACCGACTGTCGGGCGGGCAACGGCAGCGCGTGGTCATCGCGATGGCGCTTGCCTGCCGTCCCGACCTGCTGATCGCCGACGAGCCGACGACGGCGCTCGACGTCACCGTGCAGGCGCAGATCATGCGCCTTCTGCGCGATCTTCAGGAAGAGATGGGCATCGCAATCCTGCTGATCACGCACAATCTGGGTCTGGTGGCGCAGATGGCCGACCGGGTCGCCGTGATGTATGCCGGAAGCAAGGTCGAGGAAGCCGCGACGCGCGAGCTGTTCGCCCGGCCGCGCCATCCATATACGCGCGGGCTGCTTGCCGCCACGCCGCGCCCCGGACGGCGACGTCCTGGCGAGCCGCCGTTGACCGAGATACCCGGTGTCGTGCCCTCGGCTACCGACATGCTCGATGGTTGCCGTTTCCGGCCACGCTGTTCGGTCGCCGTCGATCTTTGCACCCGGCAAGATCCGTCTTTTGCCGACAGCGTCGCCTGCCATCTGTCCACCCGGGAGCATGCGTGA
- the kynU gene encoding kynureninase, protein MTDFDETRAAFHLPEGVVYLDGNSLGPLPLAARERLSAMLMQEWGEQLIRGWNTAGWYVQPRKVGDRVAKLIGAAPGTVVMGDTLSIKVYQALSAALELNPDRRVVLSDDGNFPSDLYIAQGLLTSLGRGYELKVVGPEEVEKSIDETVAATMITEVDYRTGRRHDMKAITAKAHRAGALAIWDLAHSVGAVDVDLTAADVDFAVGCTYKYLNGGPGAPAFIYVAPRHADRARPSLSGWMGHEAPFAFDLDYRPAPGIERMRVGTPPVIALTVLEAALDVWEGVEMRDVRAKSIELSERFIAGVETACPGLELGSPRNPAVRGSQVSFRHPHAYAVMQALIARGVIGDFRAPDSMRFGFTPLYLGAADIDRAIGVLADVLDKRLWDRPEYHRKASVT, encoded by the coding sequence ATGACTGATTTTGACGAGACGCGCGCAGCGTTCCATCTGCCGGAGGGTGTCGTCTATCTGGACGGCAACTCGCTCGGGCCGCTTCCGCTTGCTGCTCGCGAGAGGCTGTCAGCCATGTTGATGCAGGAGTGGGGCGAACAGCTCATCCGCGGTTGGAACACCGCTGGCTGGTATGTGCAGCCGCGCAAGGTCGGCGACCGAGTTGCAAAACTGATCGGCGCCGCGCCGGGAACCGTGGTGATGGGAGATACACTGTCCATCAAGGTCTACCAGGCGCTTTCCGCTGCGCTGGAGCTCAACCCCGATCGTCGCGTGGTGCTCTCTGACGATGGCAATTTCCCATCCGACCTCTACATCGCCCAAGGTCTCCTGACCTCGCTTGGACGCGGCTACGAACTGAAGGTGGTCGGCCCCGAAGAGGTGGAGAAGAGCATAGACGAGACGGTCGCGGCGACGATGATCACCGAAGTCGACTATCGCACCGGCCGCCGGCACGACATGAAGGCCATCACCGCCAAGGCGCATCGGGCTGGCGCGCTCGCGATCTGGGACCTGGCGCATTCCGTCGGCGCGGTCGATGTCGACCTTACGGCGGCGGACGTCGATTTCGCCGTCGGCTGCACCTACAAATATCTGAACGGCGGTCCCGGCGCGCCGGCATTCATCTATGTCGCGCCGCGCCACGCCGACCGCGCGCGTCCCAGCCTTTCAGGCTGGATGGGGCACGAAGCGCCCTTTGCCTTCGATCTTGACTACCGCCCGGCGCCGGGCATCGAGAGGATGCGCGTAGGCACGCCTCCTGTCATTGCGCTCACGGTGCTGGAGGCCGCTCTGGATGTCTGGGAGGGCGTCGAGATGCGCGATGTGAGGGCGAAGTCCATCGAACTGAGCGAACGCTTCATCGCCGGCGTGGAGACCGCCTGTCCCGGACTCGAACTCGGCAGTCCGCGCAACCCGGCTGTGCGCGGCAGCCAGGTCTCGTTCAGACATCCGCATGCCTATGCCGTCATGCAGGCGCTGATCGCGCGGGGCGTCATCGGCGATTTCCGGGCGCCGGATTCCATGCGTTTTGGCTTTACGCCGCTTTATCTCGGCGCCGCCGATATCGATCGGGCAATTGGAGTGCTCGCCGACGTGCTGGACAAGCGACTGTGGGACAGACCCGAATACCATCGCAAGGCCTCCGTGACATGA
- a CDS encoding ABC transporter permease: MSARRRKLPLRFIGKRILQATLTILGIAIINFLLLQLAPGDAADALAGEAGTADAEYLANLRREFGLDRPLWEQLAAFLMRIATFDLGYSFRYGENVSTLIWDRLPATLLLMATSIVLALVLGILFGVTAARHFNRLPDRLISLGALLFYATPPFWIGLMMILVFSVWLGLTPTGGMHDITAEGSGIAGALDVAWHLLLPALTQAFFYLAIYTRLVRAGMLDVLNLDYMRVARAKGISERRIAYRHALRNAVLPLITVVGTNIGGFLGGAVLTETVFSWPGIGRLMFDAMFQRDLNLLLSILVLSSIFVVLANLIVDLLYPVINPTVELR, encoded by the coding sequence ATGTCAGCAAGGCGACGAAAACTGCCACTTCGCTTCATCGGCAAGAGAATTCTGCAGGCGACGCTGACTATCCTCGGCATCGCGATCATTAATTTCCTTCTGCTTCAGCTGGCGCCCGGAGACGCGGCCGACGCCCTGGCCGGAGAAGCCGGCACCGCGGATGCCGAGTACCTGGCCAATCTCAGGCGGGAGTTCGGTCTCGACCGTCCATTGTGGGAGCAACTCGCCGCCTTCCTGATGCGGATCGCCACGTTCGACCTCGGCTATTCCTTTCGCTATGGCGAGAATGTCTCGACGCTGATCTGGGACAGGCTGCCGGCGACGCTGCTGCTGATGGCCACCAGCATCGTCCTCGCCCTCGTGCTGGGAATCCTCTTCGGCGTAACCGCGGCTCGGCACTTCAACCGGCTGCCGGACAGGCTGATTTCACTTGGAGCCCTCCTGTTCTATGCCACGCCGCCATTCTGGATCGGACTGATGATGATCCTCGTATTCTCGGTCTGGCTCGGCTTAACGCCCACTGGTGGCATGCACGACATTACTGCCGAAGGCTCCGGCATCGCCGGCGCGCTCGACGTGGCTTGGCATCTCTTACTGCCGGCACTGACGCAGGCTTTCTTCTATCTGGCAATCTACACTCGGCTGGTCCGGGCAGGCATGCTCGATGTGCTGAACCTCGACTACATGAGGGTGGCTCGCGCCAAAGGCATCTCGGAGCGGCGGATTGCGTATCGCCACGCCTTGCGCAATGCCGTGCTGCCGCTGATCACCGTGGTGGGAACCAATATCGGCGGCTTTCTGGGCGGCGCCGTCCTGACCGAGACGGTGTTCTCATGGCCTGGCATCGGTCGACTCATGTTCGACGCCATGTTCCAGCGGGACCTCAATCTGCTGCTGTCGATCCTGGTGCTCAGCTCGATCTTCGTCGTTCTGGCAAACCTGATCGTGGACCTTCTCTATCCGGTCATAAATCCAACGGTCGAACTGCGTTGA
- a CDS encoding ATP-binding cassette domain-containing protein, whose translation MTPLLSVRDLHCSFETTRGHVHAVQGVSLDLNVGETLALVGESGCGKTTLARCILGLQRATSGEVLLDGENLVGLSRREARRHRPRMQCVFQDPFASLNSRKRVEDLIREPLDVHRIGTAAERRRQVQELMERVGLRPDWGKRFPHEFSGGQRQRISIARALALRPAVLICDEPVSALDVSVQAQIVNLLWELQRDLGMSYLFITHDLMLVENFADRVAMMYKGRIVEEGRAVDVWRSPRHEFTKTLIDAIPIPDPDVRMGSGSSVFGR comes from the coding sequence ATGACCCCGCTCCTTTCCGTGCGCGATCTCCATTGCAGTTTCGAAACGACGCGCGGGCATGTGCACGCCGTGCAGGGCGTGAGCCTTGATCTTAACGTCGGTGAGACGCTCGCTCTGGTCGGTGAATCCGGATGCGGCAAGACCACGTTGGCCCGCTGTATCCTCGGCTTGCAGCGGGCCACTTCGGGCGAGGTTCTTCTCGACGGCGAGAATTTGGTCGGCTTGTCGCGGCGCGAGGCGCGGCGGCACCGACCGCGCATGCAGTGCGTGTTTCAGGATCCCTTCGCCTCGCTCAATTCGCGAAAGCGTGTGGAAGATCTGATCCGGGAGCCGCTCGACGTGCATCGCATCGGCACGGCGGCGGAACGGCGCCGCCAGGTTCAGGAACTGATGGAACGTGTCGGCCTGCGCCCCGACTGGGGCAAGCGCTTCCCACACGAGTTTTCCGGCGGCCAGCGGCAGCGCATCAGCATTGCGCGAGCCCTGGCGCTTCGGCCCGCGGTGCTGATCTGCGATGAACCCGTCTCCGCCCTCGACGTCTCCGTGCAGGCCCAGATTGTCAATCTGCTATGGGAGCTGCAGCGCGATCTCGGCATGAGCTATCTCTTCATCACGCACGACCTGATGCTGGTGGAGAACTTCGCCGACCGCGTGGCCATGATGTACAAGGGAAGGATCGTCGAGGAAGGCCGCGCCGTCGACGTCTGGCGCTCACCGCGGCACGAATTCACAAAGACACTGATCGACGCGATCCCGATACCGGATCCAGACGTGCGCATGGGATCGGGGTCGTCGGTTTTCGGACGATAG
- a CDS encoding aldehyde dehydrogenase family protein, translated as MTRMLEIRNPRTGANDYAITPLSREELMARCMELRAAQPAWLALGIDGRVKAMLELCDAVDRHYDAILQALCADTGRYEWSVNEIEGLKGITRMRCATAAEALAEASGNSSDPTLRFQQQHVPYELVGIISPWNYPLILCMIDAITALLAGSAVAIKPSEVTPRFIKPFRAAIAEVEHLRDVLDVFEGDGETGAMIVDATDTLVFTGSVRTGRKVQERAASQFKPVFLELGGSDPAVVLDSAEPDFAAEILVRGAVENSGQLCCAIERVYVQRGVYDAVCERVVARMKALAMNIEDIRNGELGPIIFARQADILRGQLDDAIAKGAKVLTGGNIVEHSGGLWCEPTVLTNVTQDMAVMHDETFGPIVPIMAFDTEEEAVRLANDTEFGLSAAVIGDEAKAIELGSRINAGGMWINDFDTMGGVGALAEKNAFGYSGLGGSRYGYGGFRRFLRKKAIVIRSAAA; from the coding sequence ATGACCCGCATGCTTGAGATTCGCAATCCGCGCACCGGCGCGAACGACTATGCGATTACTCCGCTTTCCCGTGAGGAACTGATGGCGCGCTGCATGGAGCTTCGCGCTGCCCAGCCGGCATGGCTGGCGCTGGGCATCGATGGCCGGGTCAAGGCGATGCTGGAGCTGTGCGACGCGGTAGACAGGCACTACGATGCCATCCTCCAGGCCCTCTGCGCGGACACCGGCCGCTACGAATGGTCGGTCAATGAAATAGAGGGACTGAAGGGCATCACGCGCATGCGTTGCGCCACGGCGGCCGAAGCGCTGGCCGAAGCGAGCGGCAACTCGTCCGACCCGACGCTGCGCTTCCAGCAACAGCATGTGCCCTACGAACTCGTGGGTATCATCTCGCCGTGGAACTACCCGCTCATCCTGTGCATGATCGATGCCATCACGGCCCTGCTTGCCGGCTCTGCGGTGGCGATCAAGCCGTCGGAGGTGACGCCGCGCTTCATCAAGCCCTTCCGTGCGGCCATCGCGGAGGTGGAGCATCTGCGCGACGTGCTCGACGTGTTCGAAGGTGACGGCGAGACAGGCGCGATGATCGTCGATGCCACGGACACGCTTGTCTTCACCGGATCTGTGCGCACCGGCCGCAAGGTCCAGGAACGAGCGGCGTCGCAGTTCAAGCCCGTCTTCCTCGAACTGGGCGGCAGCGATCCGGCCGTGGTGCTGGACAGCGCGGAGCCGGACTTCGCCGCCGAGATTCTGGTGCGAGGAGCGGTAGAGAATTCGGGCCAGCTCTGCTGCGCGATAGAACGCGTCTATGTGCAGCGGGGCGTCTACGACGCGGTGTGCGAACGTGTCGTCGCCCGCATGAAGGCGCTTGCCATGAACATCGAGGACATCCGCAATGGCGAGCTCGGCCCGATCATCTTCGCACGCCAGGCGGATATCCTGCGCGGCCAGCTTGACGACGCAATCGCCAAAGGGGCCAAGGTGTTGACCGGTGGCAATATCGTCGAACACAGTGGCGGGCTCTGGTGCGAGCCGACGGTCTTGACAAACGTGACGCAGGACATGGCCGTGATGCACGACGAGACCTTCGGCCCGATTGTGCCGATCATGGCATTCGACACCGAGGAGGAAGCGGTAAGGCTTGCCAATGACACGGAGTTCGGCCTGTCGGCGGCGGTGATCGGCGACGAGGCAAAGGCGATCGAACTCGGCAGCCGCATCAATGCGGGCGGCATGTGGATCAACGATTTCGATACCATGGGTGGGGTCGGCGCCCTGGCAGAGAAGAACGCGTTTGGCTATTCCGGCCTCGGCGGCAGCCGCTACGGCTATGGCGGCTTCCGACGTTTCCTGCGCAAGAAGGCGATCGTGATACGCTCGGCCGCAGCTTGA
- the kynA gene encoding tryptophan 2,3-dioxygenase, whose protein sequence is MTKQYDPSAEGAEMSFARKMSYGDYLHLDRILGAQEPLSDAHDELLFIIQHQTSELWMMLAIHEMRSAAKAVREDRLQPAFKMLTRVARIFDQLNSAWDVLRTMTPSEYNIMRPSLGQSSGFQSWQYRAIEYLAGNRNLAMLKPHEHRPEISAQLEVILSENSIYDEAIALLKRNGFDVGDEPRADIRQARTNNPKVQEAWRQVYGDPQRYWPLYELAEKLVDFEDYFRRWRFNHVTTVERIIGFKRGTGGTGGVSYLRRMLDVELFPELWHVRTDL, encoded by the coding sequence ATGACGAAACAGTATGATCCCTCGGCCGAGGGCGCGGAGATGTCCTTCGCCCGCAAGATGTCCTACGGTGATTATCTGCATCTCGACAGAATTCTAGGTGCGCAGGAACCCTTGTCCGATGCGCATGACGAACTGCTGTTCATCATCCAGCACCAGACCTCGGAGCTGTGGATGATGCTCGCCATCCATGAAATGAGATCGGCCGCGAAGGCGGTGCGCGAAGACCGCCTGCAGCCGGCCTTCAAGATGCTGACGCGTGTGGCTCGCATCTTTGATCAGCTGAATTCCGCGTGGGACGTGCTCAGGACCATGACGCCGTCGGAATACAACATCATGCGGCCCTCACTCGGCCAGTCCTCGGGGTTCCAGTCCTGGCAGTATCGCGCCATCGAGTACCTTGCGGGAAACCGCAATCTGGCGATGCTGAAACCTCACGAGCACAGGCCCGAGATCTCCGCGCAACTGGAAGTCATCCTGTCAGAGAATTCCATCTATGACGAGGCGATCGCGCTTTTGAAGCGCAACGGCTTCGATGTGGGCGACGAACCGCGTGCGGACATCAGGCAGGCGAGAACGAACAATCCGAAGGTTCAGGAAGCCTGGCGACAGGTCTACGGCGATCCGCAGCGCTACTGGCCGCTCTACGAACTGGCCGAGAAGCTCGTCGATTTCGAGGACTATTTTCGCCGCTGGCGCTTCAATCACGTGACGACAGTGGAGCGCATCATCGGTTTCAAGCGCGGCACCGGCGGCACCGGCGGCGTGTCCTATCTGCGACGGATGCTCGACGTCGAGCTGTTTCCCGAGCTCTGGCACGTCAGGACCGACCTGTGA